The Cucumis melo cultivar AY chromosome 5, USDA_Cmelo_AY_1.0, whole genome shotgun sequence genome has a segment encoding these proteins:
- the LOC103498319 gene encoding glutathione hydrolase 3, which yields MDSPLLRRGESADKRCCRGLIFLPLGILAITVVGHILGGSINDSVFNGENKYSDGIGTYNSEIVESEKGVVAADDGRCSEIGASVLRKGGHAVDAAVATALCLGVVCSMWSGIGGGGFMVVRSASTLQAIAIDFRETAPLAASQDMYEANLTAKDIGPLSIAVPGEIAGLHEAWLRYGRLAWKSLFEPAIKLAKDGFVISPYLGQSLVSSTEMILHDPGLRQVFAPNGNILQVGDTCYNVELGKSLEAVANQGPQAFYNGVVGEKLVKDVRAVGGILTMEDLRNYTVEITEAMTIEAMGYTVHGMPPPSSGTLGLAMVMNIFKSYNDPDATKGNLGVHRLIEALKHMYAERMNLGDPRFANISNAVSNMLSLSFAKKIQEKIVDNTTFPSDYYQYRWSQLRDHGTSHFCIVDAERNAVSLTTTVNGHLGAGILSPSTGIVLNNEMGDFSTPTNISPDKLPPAPTNFVQPNKRPLSSMTPIIVTKDDRLIAVMGGSGGMKILPAVIQVFLNYFSLGFQPFSAVERSRVYHQLIPNVVKYENLTCINGDHVEFSAKEKQFLEDRGHQVVAMDAAGAIVQLVVQNFEDAIDIGRKGGKISNNQQDFGLLTAVCDPRKNGNPAVV from the exons ATGGATTCTCCATTACTTCGCCGTGGTGAATCAGCGGATAAGCGGTGTTGTAGAGGATTGATTTTTCTTCCACTCGGAATACTTGCCATCACAG TTGTTGGTCATATCCTTGGAGGTTCAATAAACGATTCAGTATTTAACGGGGAAAACAAGTACTCTGATGGAATAGGTACCTATAATTCTGAAATTGTTGAGTCAGAGAAGGGAGTTGTTGCTGCTGATGATGGTCGTTGCTCGGAAATTGGAGCGTCGGTGCTTAGGAAGGGAGGTCATGCTGTTGATGCTGCAGTTGCAACAGCATTGTGTCTTGGTGTGGTGTGTTCGATGTGGAGCGGGATAGGAGGTGGTGGTTTTATGGTCGTGCGATCTGCGTCAACTTTGCAAGCCATAGCCATCGATTTTCGGGAGACTGCACCCTTAGCTGCATCTCAG GATATGTATGAAGCCAATTTGACAGCCAAAGATATTGGGCCACTATCAATTGCAGTCCCTGGAGAGATAGCTGGCCTTCATGAAGCTTGGTTGAGATATGGTCGTTTGGCTTGGAAGTCTTTATTTGAACCTGCTATAAAGCTTGCCAAGGATGGATTTGTGATTTCTCCTTATCTAGGACAGTCTTTAGTTTCTTCTACCGAGATGATACTACATGATCCTGGGTTGAGACAAGTTTTCGCACCAAATGGCAACATATTACAAGTAGGTGACACTTGCTACAACGTTGAACTAGGCAAGAGTTTAGAAGCTGTGGCAAATCAGGGGCCACAAGCCTTCTATAATGGAGTCGTTGGAGAGAAGTTGGTGAAGGATGTGAGAGCAGTTGGTGGCATTTTAACCATGGAGGATTTAAGGAACTACACGGTTGAAATAACAGAAGCAATGACCATTGAGGCAATGGGCTACACAGTGCATGGCATGCCACCTCCTTCAAGTGGAACACTTGGACTTGCTatg GTCATGAACATCTTTAAGAGCTATAATGACCCTGATGCTACTAAAGGAAATCTTGGCGTACATCGCCTAATTGAAGCATTGAAACACATGTATGCTGAACGGATGAACTTGGGGGATCCTCGGTTTGCCAACATTAGCAATGCCGTCTCCAACATGCTTAGTCTATCATTTGCAAAGAAAATTCAAGAAAAAATAGTTGACAATACTACTTTCCCTTCAGATTACTATCAATACAG GTGGAGTCAGTTAAGAGATCATGGAACAAGTCATTTTTGCATTGTGGATGCGGAGAGAAATGCGGTATCTTTGACAACAACCGTAAATGGGCACTTAGGGGCAGGCATTCTCTCACCCTCTACTGGTATTGTTCTTAATAATGAGATGGGGGACTTTTCTACACCCACAAATATATCTCCTGATAAACTCCCTCCAGCTCCAACCAATTTCGTCCAACCAAATAAGAGGCCCCTCTCTTCCATGACTCCTATTATTGTCACAAAG GATGATCGATTGATTGCTGTAATGGGAGGTAGTGGTGGTATGAAGATACTTCCTGCAGTGATTCAGGTTTTCCTTAATTATTTTTCCTTGGGATTCCAACCTTTTTCAGCAGTTGAAAGGTCAAGAGTGTACCATCAG TTGATTCCAAATGTAgttaaatatgaaaatttgacGTGCATAAATGGCGATCACGTCGAATTCTCGGCCAAAGAGAAGCAATTCTTGGAAGACAGAGGTCATCAAGTGGTAGCTATGGATGCAGCAGGAGCCATTGTTCAACTTGTAGTTCAAAACTTCGAAGATGCCATTGACATAGGTCGAAAGGGTGGAAAGATATCCAACAACCAACAAGATTTTGGTCTTCTTACAGCTGTCTGTGACCCTAGAAAGAACGGAAATCCTGCGGTTGTTTAG
- the LOC103498285 gene encoding phosphatidylglycerophosphate phosphatase PTPMT2, whose translation MKIVELEDAGNDRGNEKIGSGQIVKVDAKRALVGAGARILFYPTLLYNVLRNKMEAEFRWWDEVDQFLLLGAVPFPKDVPRLKKLGVGGVITLNEPYETLVPSSLYYRHGIDHLKIPTRDYCFAPKFSDISRAVDFIHRNASSGKTTYVHCKAGRGRSTTIVLCYLVKYKHMTPSAALDYVRSRRPRVLLAPSQWEAVQEYSNRGPVTSSSSPSGGDAVLITKDDLEGYHGTCIDSAGRELAVVPWMGKSKPMIARLSCLFSSLIVHGSTGSLIKRLPVPEARAC comes from the exons ATGAAGATCGTTGAATTGGAAGATGCTGGAAATGATCGGGGAAATGAAAAAATCGGTAGTGGTCAGATTGTGAAAGTCGATGCCAAAAGAGCTTTGGTTGGTGCTGGGGCTCGAATCTTGTTTTACCCTACCCTTTTGTATAACGTGCTTCGGAACAAAATGGAAGCTGAATTCAGATGGTGGGATGAAGTTGATCAG TTTCTTTTGCTAGGTGCAGTGCCCTTCCCCAAAGACGTGCCAAGATTGAAGAAGCTTGGTGTCGGTGGTGTTATCACTCTCAATGAACCTTATGAAACTCTAGTTCCATCTTCCTTGTATTAC CGCCATGGAATCGATCACTTAAAGATCCCAACAAGAGATTATTGTTTTGCTCCTAAGTTTTCTGATATTAGCCGAGCTGTTGACTTTATTCACA gAAATGCATCATCTGGTAAAACGACATACGTCCATTGTAAAGCAGGACGAGGAAGGAGCACAACCATTGTGCTTTGCTATTTG gTCAAATATAAGCACATGACCCCGTCTGCTGCACTGGACTACGTGCGTTCTAGAAGACCACGTGTGTTGCTCGCCCCCTCACAGTGGGAG GCTGTTCAAGAATACAGCAACCGTGGACCTGTGACAAGTTCTAGCTCACCCTCAGGAGGAGATGCAGTCCTCATTACGAAAGATGATTTAGAAGGATATCACGGTACATGCATCGACAGTGCGGGTAGAGAACTTGCAGTAGTCCCTTGGATGGGTAAGTCAAAGCCGATGATAGCAAGGTTGTCCTGCCTCTTTTCCTCTTTGATAGTTCATGGAAGTACTGGATCTCTTATTAAGCGTCTGCCTGTGCCGGAGGCTCGTGCTTGCTGA
- the LOC103498293 gene encoding NAC domain-containing protein 75-like isoform X1: protein MTTSMASTKSNLGSITSSDLIDAKLEEHQKCGSKQCPGCGHKLEAKPDWLGLPAGVKFDPTDQELIEHLEAKVEAKHDMKSHPLIDEFIPTIEGEDGICYTHPEKLPGVTRDGLSRHFFHRPSKAYTTGTRKRRKIQTECDFQGGGGGGETRWHKTGKTRPVMVNGRQKGCKKILVLYTNFGKNRKPEKTNWVMHQYHLGQHEEEKEGELVVSKIFYQTQPRQCSWSSSDKPVSVGVSPELSGDNLVLSSRRESGSGSCSSSREMTTGQRDEMSSVGGGGGSGLCPPPHITAATYAGLDHIQQFKADHFSFGPFRRTFDEPGIGEASTTREAPPTEDIGDHRNHHHHLQRQHHHPMVTTAFQITRPSNPISTIICPPPLHHSSIILDHDSYRVSPLMLQSESFQQQQQEQHHKLGGRSASGLEELIMGCTSSNIKEESTMGNNPQEAAEWMKYSPFWPEPDNPNHH from the exons ATGACAACGAGTATGGCAAGTACGAAGAGCAATTTGGGGTCGATAACGAGCTCGGATCTTATCGATGCGAAACTAGAGGAACATCAAAAGTGTGGATCGAAGCAGTGTCCTGGGTGCGGGCACAAGCTAGAAGCAAAGCCG GATTGGTTAGGTTTACCAGCAGGAGTGAAATTTGACCCAACAGATCAAGAACTGATAGAGCATCTTGAAGCTAAAGTTGAAGCTAAACATGACATGAAATCTCACCCTTTGATTGATGAGTTCATTCCTACAATTGAAGGTGAAGATGGGATTTGTTATACTCATCCTGAAAAGCTTCCGg GAGTTACAAGAGATGGATTGAGTAGACATTTCTTCCACAGGCCATCGAAAGCTTACACAACAGGAACAAGAAAGCGAAGAAAAATCCAAACGGAATGCGACTTCCAAGGTGGAGGCGGTGGCGGTGAAACACGGTGGCATAAGACCGGAAAAACACGGCCGGTCATGGTCAACGGCCGCCAAAAGGGCTGCAAAAAAATCCTTGTTCTTTACACCAACTTTGGCAAAAACCGAAAACCCGAAAAAACCAATTGGGTTATGCACCAATACCATTTAGGCCAACATGAGGAGGAGAAAGAAGGAGAGCTTGTTGTTTCTAAGATTTTTTATCAAACACAGCCTCGCCAGTGTAGTTGGTCTTCCTCGGACAAGCCCGTCAGTGTCGGTGTTAGCCCCGAGCTTAGCGGCGACAACCTTGTTCTTAGTAGTAGAAGGGAGAGTGGGAGCGGGAGTTGTTCGTCTTCTCGAGAAATGACCACTGGCCAGAGAGACGAAATGTCATCCGTAGGTGGTGGTGGTGGCAGTGGTCTTTGTCCTCCGCCGCATATCACTGCTGCAACATACGCCGGATTGGATCACATTCAACAATTCAAAGCTGATCATTTTAGCTTTGGTCCGTTCAGAAGAACCTTTGATGAg CCTGGCATTGGAGAAGCTTCAACGACAAGAGAAGCTCCCCCGACCGAGGACATCGGAGATCATCGAAACCACCACCACCACCTTCAGCGGCAGCACCATCATCCAATGGTGACTACCGCATTTCAAATCACTCGTCCTTCAAATCCAATCTCCACAATCATCTGTCCGCCTCCTCTCCACCATTCCTCGATCATTCTCGACCACGACTCATACCGAGTTTCTCCACTAATGCTGCAAAGTGAAAGCTTTCAG caacaacaacaagaacaacatcATAAGCTAGGAGGAAGGTCTGCTTCTGGTTTGGAAGAACTCATAATGGGTTGCACTTCATCTAATATCAAAGAA GAGTCAACAATGGGAAACAACCCTCAAGAAGCAGCAGAATGGATGAAGTACTCTCCTTTCTGGCCTGAACCTGACAACCCAAATCATCATTga
- the LOC103498308 gene encoding mitochondrial-processing peptidase subunit alpha-like has protein sequence MYRAAASRITSLKGRANNGLYRFASTSAVASKQKSSGGLFGWFLGDRSTLPPLDFPLSDVTLPPPLPDYVEPGKTKITSLPNGVRVASETSPDPAASIGLYVDCGSSYETPETFGSTHLLERMAFHTTRNRSHLRVVREVEAIGGNVLASAAREQMGYTFSALKSYVPEMVELLIDCVRNPVFLDWEVNEQLSRVKEEITEASNNPHGLLLEAIHAAGYSGALANSLVAPESAIHSLSGTILENFVSENYTASRIVLAASGVEHEELLSIAEPLLSDLPGVPHQEPKSVYNGGDYRHQGDSGDGRTHFALAFELPGGWRNEKDAMALTVLQMLLGGGGSFSAGGPGKGMYSRLYLQVLNEYPQVQSISAFSSIYNNSGLFGIKGTTGSDFVPKAFDIAASELLAIATPGKVQQVQLDRAKQSTKSAVLMNLESRVVASEDIARQVLTYGERKPVEHFLKAVDEVTLDDVASIAQKLLSSPLTMASYGDVIHVPSYDSVSSKFKSND, from the exons ATGTATAGAGCTGCAGCTTCACGAATTACGTCTCTTAAG GGGCGTGCAAACAACGGGCTATATAGATTTGCAAGCACTAGTGCTGTTGCCTCAAAGCAAAAATCTTCTGGGGGTCTCTTTGGCTGGTTTCTTGGAGACCGTTCTACATTACCCCCACTAGACTTTCCCCTGTCGGATGTGACTCTTCCGCCTCCATTACCAGATTATGTTGAACCTGGTAAGACCAAGATCACAAGTCTGCCAAATGGTGTAAGAGTAGCATCAGAAACATCACCG GATCCTGCTGCATCAATAGGTCTATATGTTGATTGTGGTTCAAGTTATGAGACTCCAGAAACTTTTGGTTCTACCCATCTGCTAGAACGCATGGCCTTTCACACCACAAGAAATCGCAGTCACCTACGTGTTGTGCGCGAGGTAGAGGCAATTGGTGGCAATGTGCTTGCCTCAGCTGCAAGAGAGCAGATGGGCTACACCTTCAGTGCTTTGAAGTCATATGTCCCTGAAATGGTGGAGCTGCTTATTGACTGTGTCAGGAATCCTGTTTTTCTTGACTGGGAGGTCAATGAACAG CTTTCAAGGGTAAAAGAAGAGATTACTGAAGCTTCCAACAATCCCCATGGGTTACTTCTGGAAGCCATCCATGCTGCTGGTTACTCTGGTGCATTGGCAAATTCTCTCGTAGCCCCTGAGTCTGCTATACATAGTTTGAGTGGTACAATTTTGGAGAATTTTGTTTCT GAAAATTATACTGCATCGCGCATAGTACTTGCAGCATCTGGTGTTGAACATGAGGAACTCTTATCCATTGCTGAACCACTTCTATCTGACCTTCCAGGTGTTCCTCATCAGGAGCCAAAATCAGTGTACAATGGGGGTGATTATCGTCATCAAGGTGATTCTGGG GATGGGAGGACACATTTTGCTCTTGCATTTGAACTCCCAGGTGGTTGGCGTAATGAGAAAGATGCTATGGCCTTAACTGTTCTTCAG ATGCTACTGGGAGGTGGAGGGTCCTTCTCAGCTGGTGGACCTGGAAAGGGGATGTACTCTCGGCTGT ATCTTCAGGTCTTAAATGAGTATCCACAGGTCCAATCGATTTCAGCATTCAGCAGTATTTACAACAATAGTGGCTTATTTGGCATCAAAGGAACTACT GGTTCTGATTTCGTTCCAAAAGCCTTTGATATTGCTGCTAGCGAGCTGTTAGCTATTGCAACTCCTGGAAAAG TTCAACAAGTGCAGCTAGACCGTGCCAAACAGTCAACAAAGTCAGCTGTGCTAATGAATTTGGAATCCAgg GTGGTTGCTTCGGAGGACATAGCCCGACAAGTTTTGACATATGGTGAACG GAAACCTGTGGAACATTTCTTGAAAGCTGTGGACGAAGTAACTCTGGACGATGTAGCTTCAATTGCACAAAAACTTCTCTCATCTCCATTGACAATGGCCTCATATGGCGATG TTATTCATGTTCCAAGCTATGATTCTGTCAGCAGCAAGTTTAAGTCAAATGATTGA
- the LOC103498293 gene encoding NAC domain-containing protein 75-like isoform X2 produces the protein MKSHPLIDEFIPTIEGEDGICYTHPEKLPGVTRDGLSRHFFHRPSKAYTTGTRKRRKIQTECDFQGGGGGGETRWHKTGKTRPVMVNGRQKGCKKILVLYTNFGKNRKPEKTNWVMHQYHLGQHEEEKEGELVVSKIFYQTQPRQCSWSSSDKPVSVGVSPELSGDNLVLSSRRESGSGSCSSSREMTTGQRDEMSSVGGGGGSGLCPPPHITAATYAGLDHIQQFKADHFSFGPFRRTFDEPGIGEASTTREAPPTEDIGDHRNHHHHLQRQHHHPMVTTAFQITRPSNPISTIICPPPLHHSSIILDHDSYRVSPLMLQSESFQQQQQEQHHKLGGRSASGLEELIMGCTSSNIKEESTMGNNPQEAAEWMKYSPFWPEPDNPNHH, from the exons ATGAAATCTCACCCTTTGATTGATGAGTTCATTCCTACAATTGAAGGTGAAGATGGGATTTGTTATACTCATCCTGAAAAGCTTCCGg GAGTTACAAGAGATGGATTGAGTAGACATTTCTTCCACAGGCCATCGAAAGCTTACACAACAGGAACAAGAAAGCGAAGAAAAATCCAAACGGAATGCGACTTCCAAGGTGGAGGCGGTGGCGGTGAAACACGGTGGCATAAGACCGGAAAAACACGGCCGGTCATGGTCAACGGCCGCCAAAAGGGCTGCAAAAAAATCCTTGTTCTTTACACCAACTTTGGCAAAAACCGAAAACCCGAAAAAACCAATTGGGTTATGCACCAATACCATTTAGGCCAACATGAGGAGGAGAAAGAAGGAGAGCTTGTTGTTTCTAAGATTTTTTATCAAACACAGCCTCGCCAGTGTAGTTGGTCTTCCTCGGACAAGCCCGTCAGTGTCGGTGTTAGCCCCGAGCTTAGCGGCGACAACCTTGTTCTTAGTAGTAGAAGGGAGAGTGGGAGCGGGAGTTGTTCGTCTTCTCGAGAAATGACCACTGGCCAGAGAGACGAAATGTCATCCGTAGGTGGTGGTGGTGGCAGTGGTCTTTGTCCTCCGCCGCATATCACTGCTGCAACATACGCCGGATTGGATCACATTCAACAATTCAAAGCTGATCATTTTAGCTTTGGTCCGTTCAGAAGAACCTTTGATGAg CCTGGCATTGGAGAAGCTTCAACGACAAGAGAAGCTCCCCCGACCGAGGACATCGGAGATCATCGAAACCACCACCACCACCTTCAGCGGCAGCACCATCATCCAATGGTGACTACCGCATTTCAAATCACTCGTCCTTCAAATCCAATCTCCACAATCATCTGTCCGCCTCCTCTCCACCATTCCTCGATCATTCTCGACCACGACTCATACCGAGTTTCTCCACTAATGCTGCAAAGTGAAAGCTTTCAG caacaacaacaagaacaacatcATAAGCTAGGAGGAAGGTCTGCTTCTGGTTTGGAAGAACTCATAATGGGTTGCACTTCATCTAATATCAAAGAA GAGTCAACAATGGGAAACAACCCTCAAGAAGCAGCAGAATGGATGAAGTACTCTCCTTTCTGGCCTGAACCTGACAACCCAAATCATCATTga